GCGGGTGCGGGGCACGGTGCGCGCGGTGGAGCGGCGGCTGCGGCACGGCGTGCTGGTGGACCGCTACAGCACCGTCGGGGGAACCAACTCCATCGACGGTCTGACCGGCAGGGAGGGCTCCTTCCTCGCGTGCTCGTTCTGGCTGGTCGACGCGCTCGCGCTGTGCGGCAGGCGTGACGAGGCCGAGCGGATGTTCGGGCAACTGCTGGAGCTGCGCAACGATGTGGGGCTGTTCTCCGAGGAGTACGACGCGCACGAAGACCGGTTCACCGGCAACTTCCCGCAGGCTTTCAGCCATCTCGCCCTGGTCAACTCGGCAGCCGTACTCTACGGCGGGCACACTCGCGGGGAGTCCAGTCGACGCGACGGAGGGAGCTGGCGTTGAAGGCGGCGACCGTGATTCCGGGAAAACCGGGTTCCTCGGCCGTCGACGAGTTGCCCGATCCGTCTCCGGAGCCGGGTGAGCTGCTGGTCGAGGGCCTGTTGGCGGGGGTGTGCCCGACCGACACCGAGGTCGTGGAGTCCGAGCACGGGATACCGCCCCCGGGCGGGGGACGCATGGTGCTGTTCCACGAGTCACTGGGCAGGGTGCGCCACGCCCCCGCCATCAGCGGCTTCCGGGAGGGCGATCACGTCGTGGGGGTGGTTCGCAGGCCCGATCCCCTGCCGTGTGCGGCGTGCGCGGCCGGGCAGTGGGACTTCTGCCGCAACGACGAGTTCACCGAGTGCGGCATCCGGGGACTCGACGGCTTCGGATCGCAGCGCTGGACCGTCGAGCCCAGGTTCGCCATCCCGGTGCCCAGCTCGCTCGGGGAGCTCGGGGTGCTCACCGAACCGGCCTCGATCGTCGAGAAGGCTTGGGAGCAGGCCGAGTTCGTCATGCGGCGTTCCTACTTCACACCCCGCCGGGTGCTGGTCACGGGGGCCGGGCCGATAGGACTGCTGGCCGCGTTGCTCGGCAGGCAGCGGGAGCTGGAGGTGCACGTGATGGACCGGGTCTCCGGCGGGGTCAAACCGGACCTGGTGCGCGAGCTGGGGGCCTATTACCACAACTCGCTGGACGAGCTCGACTCAGCCCCCGACCTGGTGTTCGAGACGACCGGTTCGGGGGAGGTGGTGTTCGACGTGCTGCGCCGGACCGGCCGGAACGCGGTCACGGTGCTGCTCGGGATCTCCGGGGGCGACCAGACGATGCGGATCCCGGCCGGGACCGTCAACGACGGGCTCGTGCTGGAGAACGCCACCTTGCTCGGCAGCGTGAGCGCGAACCTGCGGCACTACCACGGGGCGGTCCAGGCGCTGGACGACGCGGACAGGGGCTGGTTGAACGGCCTGATCTCGCGCCGGGTGCCGCTGTCCGACTGGCAGCGAGCGCTGCGCGCGGAGCGGGACGACGTGAAGGTCACCGTGCGGCTGGCGGACTGAGCGAGGGTCGCGGCGGTGCCGGTGCGCCCCGTCGGGGAGGTGGCTTCCGCCGGCGCCCGCGGCACCGGGTGCCCCCGTCTCCGTTTCCACGCCGCGTCCGACACGGGAGCGGTTTCACCGCCGTTCGGACTCCAGGGGCTCGCCCTCCGCTCGCACGCCCGGGACCACCCACCGGTCGCCCGCGAGCCGCCCGAGCAGCACGCAGAGCAACGGCCAGCTCAGCACGGTCGCCGCGACCAGCACGGCCCGCAGCACGTCCCAGAACACCGCATCCGATTGCCACACGGCAGTAACAGTAACTGAGTTACGGTAACTGACAATCCCCGTTGCTGTCCCTCACTCGTTCGTGCGCTCCTGTTACGCGCGTTCTTCCCCAACCGGGTGAACCGAGGGTCCCGGCCCGGCATCCGCTCACACACAGCCCCACCTACGCGGGCCCGCACGTGACTCCTGCCCGGAGCCCCGCCCGGCGGTTTTCCCCCCACCACCCGGCTGAAGCGGCGGCGACTGGGCGAGAGTGATCACATGACGCGACTGCTCAGCCCCGCCGTGTACCGCCGAATGATCGCCTTCGAACTGCAGCGGATGCGCAAGGCCGCCGACATCACCCAGCAGGAGGCGGCGGAGAAACTCGGCTGCTCCCGGGTGCGCATCAACCACTTCGAGTCGATGCGCAACCTCCCCCGCTCCGCGGACGTGGAGGTGCTGCTGCCCTACTACGGAGCCGCCGAACGCGTTGAGGAGTTCCGGGACGTCATCGCCATGCTCAAGGACGTCCCGCACGCCTCCGACCTCGCTCGGCTGGCCGAGGTCCCCCGGGGATTCGACATCTACCTCGGACTCGAACAGGGAGCGCACAGCATCCGCTCCTACGAGGCGATGATCTTTCCGGGGCTGTTGCAGACCCCCGAGTACGCCGGAGCCCTGATGCGCGGGCACGACGACGACCTCCCCGAGGAGGAGGCGCACCGCAGGACCGAGCTCAGGCTGGCCAGACAACAGGTTCTGGCCCGGCAGGGCACCCCTCTCGAGCTGACGACCGTCATCGACGAGTCGGTGCTGCGCAGGCGGATCGGCGACGCGCGGATCATGCGGGAGCAGTTCGACCACCTGCTGGAGATGTCGGCGAGGAACAACATCACGGTGCGGATCCTCGGCGCGGACGTCGGCGTGCACCCAGCGCTGCACGGGCCCTTCACGCTGATGGACTTCGCCATCCCGGGAGATCCGGGAGTGGTCTACCTGGAGGACCGGCTGGGCGGAAGGTACTACGAGGACGCCGACGAAATAGACGAGTACATCGGCGTCATGGAACACCTCCTCGCGCGGTCCCTGGAGGAGAGCGAGTCACGAAGGCTGCTCCGACAGGCGCGAGAGGAGCTCATCCGTTGAACACACAGCGGAAACCGGGGAACGCGAAGTGGCGCAAGTCCAGCTACAGCGCCACCCAGGGGCAGTGCGTCGAGGTGGCGCCGCGCAGCGGCGCCGTCTGGCTGCGAAACGACAGCTTCGGCGGGGCCGGTCCGGTGCTGATGTTCGAGCGCGCCCGGTTCGGCGCCTTTCTGGGCGCTCTCAAGGACGGCCGGTTCGACCACTGAACCTTCCGGGGCAGTACTCCACCGACACGGAGCCGAGTCGCCTTACGCTGTTCGAGCGATCTTTCTACACGATCCGGCGATTCGGTTCTGTCATGATTTCTCGGACACTAGAATACCACTTCGGAATTCGGCCTCGACCAATTCTGGGGGCGCCGTGACCGAGCGGACCGGTTTCACAATTCCCGGGTTGACGCTGGAAATGCTGGGACGCCTGCTCGGAGTGCCGGTGCGGGGTTATCCCCTGGAGCTGCCGTATCCGGGCGGGGACCGGCTCACCACGCTGCGCGCCGCGGAGCGGGCGCACGAGGAGTTGGTGGCCAACGGCCTGGCCGACGAGCACCAGCTGAAGGAAGAGGTGCGGGAAGCCGTCCTGCTGCTGGGCGAACCCGAGGTGGCCGTCGGGATCCTGGCCAACGACGACCGGGGCGAGTGGCTCGCCCGTGCGGCCAGCGGCGGAGACCGGGCCGTGCTGGTGGAACAGCTCGGCGACACCGTGGAGTTCACCTGGCTTCCCGGCGAGGACTGGCACTTCCGGCTGGCTGGAATGCTCCCGTCGATGCGCCCCGCACCGGGAAACGCGGTGAGCACGACACGCGCGGCCTCGAACGAACCGATGGCGGACGATGGGCCCGACCCGGTGCTGCTGCACAACGGACGGACGGCACGTGGTTCGTCGGACATGCGGGACGTGGCGCGGGTGTTCGCGGCACGGCGCAACGGTTCCGGGCACTTCGCTCCGCACGTCACCGGCCCGTCCGGCGATCTCCGAGAACTCCCAGCGCTGTCCTGGGTGGACACCGAGCTCGGCTGCTACGCCGTCCGCGACGAACCGGTGCGTGGCCACAACAGGACCACCTTCACCCCCGTGGACAACTCGGAGCTCGGACGGCTGTTGCGGGACCACCTGACAACGGGCGGACCACGGCGGTGAACGGCTCCACCACGGAAAGGAGAGAACATGACGTCACCGGACGCGGGCTCCGGAACGCTCGGCATGGGCGGTTTCCTGCGCTCCGCCGCCGACATGCGCACGGCCGCGGCCGCGGGGAGATTCGCGGCCGATCCCGAGAGCGGTCGGGCACTCGTGGCAGTACTCGCGAGAAGACGAACTTGGGCAGTGCGCCAATTTAACACAATGTATCGACTCGCCCAGGAGCCACCGCTCGGATCATCACCGGGCGCGAACGTCTTCAAACCCTTCTTCGCGTCGATCGCGAACCATCCGAACGAAGGAATATCCCCGCAGTGGGAAAAATTCATTCAAGTTATCGATGAAACCATTCGAGCAGTCAACGAATCGATGAAGAACTACCATGATATCGACGTCGAACAGGCCGGCCGACTCAACAGCACGAGCGGATACTCCCATGAGACCTAGGAACGGGTGGACGAAAACGACCTCCGCGGCGGCGTATCTGCTGGCAGCAGTGTTCTTGACCAGTTCGTGCGGCACAGCGGAGGGCGGAGGCGACGGGAGCACAACCGAGCCCCCCACCACCTCGAGGGACGTCGAAAGCGTCTCGAAGGAGAACAACTCCGATCTTGCCGAGAAAAAAGCATGCGAAATGCTCACCCGGAACAACCGGGAAAACCTCAACCTCCGAAAAGGGGAACCGCAGGACATCGGGACGGCGCGGAGTTGCGTCTACATGACCCGAGGAAGCCCAATAGAATCCATACCAGTAGCGATAGACATCCGGGAGGAACAAAGCCTGGACAGCTTCAACGAAGCATACGGAGAAGCAACGGACACGAGAATCGAGGAACGGAGGGCAAAAATACAGTGCAGCTACGGGAACTGCCTGATAGCGATCCGCGTCGACGACCAGTCCCGCGTGGACGTGACCGCGACTGACGCGACCGACCAGCGGCGAGCCAGGGAACTGGCGACCAGAACGGCGAGGACGGTGATCGGGAACCTTCCACGACAGTGAGGAGCGGGAGGTGGCCCTACCGGTTGCGCACAACGGACGGTTCCGGGCGGACGGCGGTGGTTATAGGCTCACGGGATCATGACGCAGCACAACTCGAAGGCCAACACCGCCAGAAGCGTCCTCGCGCCACTGGCGGCTCTCGCACTGCTGACCGCCGCGGGCTGCGGTGGCGACGGAACCGGTTCGCCCCAGCGGTCGCCCACTTCCTCCGTCACCGCCTCGTCGCATGCGACCTCCGAGCCCGAGACGGAGGGGAACGAATCGGAAACCACGGGGTCGGCGACCTCGCAACCGAACTCCTCCTCCGAGGAGGACGGTGGTGGTTCGGACGAGAACGGCGACTCCGGCACGGGGACGGGCAGCGGGGACGACGCGCCCGCCCCGGGGAACGGCGACGGTTCCGGCTCTCCGGGGAAGCGGCCCGCGGCGACGCTGGCGGACATCGATCCGTGCGCCCTGTTGACCACCGCGCAGCGCGACGAACTCGGATTACCGAGGGCCACCGCCAACAAGAAGGAAGGCAAGAGCCGAAGCTGCGAATTCAATCCCCCGGAGGGCAGCGGCCCCAACACCAGCGCGCTGATCGTGATACACGAGGAGAAGGGACTGAACACCTTCAGCGGTATGACCGGTGAGGCCGAGAGAACCCGGATCGCCGGACACGAGTCGAAGATCCAGTGCGAGTACGGCAACTGCCTGATCGGAATCGCTGTCACGGAAAACTCGCGAGTTGACGTGCAGTCCACGGTACTGGGAGACGACGCCGCTACCGAAAAACTGGGCAACCGAATCGCGAAAATGGTCACCGTGAACCTCTCCAGCTCCTAGAGTGGAAAACGACGGAGTCGCAGCGGAGTCTTGGAGATCGCCTTGAACGATTACGACGTCAACGCGGGGGACTACGAGCAGGCAGCGAATTCCGAGGAGATCTACCGGCAGGAGTACGCCCGGGCCATGGAGCGGCACTCCGGTAACGGCCTGCTGAGCAGGATGATCACAATGGCCACCGGAACGCTCCAGGCCACGTCCGGCGCCGACAGACAGGTCAGATCGGACGCCAGACGTATGGCGGAGCAGGGCGCGGGTCTGCGCGAGGCACCGGCCGGACCCGCTGTCGACTACGAGGGGGTACCACACGAGAGGCTCCACCGGATGGTCACCCAGGGCGTGGAGCCCGGCACCGTCGGGGAGCTGGAAGCGATCTGGCTGGAGCTCGGCAACGGACTGGTGGAGTTCAACGAGGAGATAGCCGAGGCGATCGACCGCAGCGACGGCTGGCAGGGCGAGGCGGGTGACGCCGCCAGGAGGTTCGCGGCGGAAGTGGGCCGCTGGGCCGGTGCGGTGGGAACCAACGCCCAGCTGGCCGCCCGCAACGTCGTCATGCAGTCCGACGCGGCCGCCACCGCGAAGAACTCCATGCCCGAGGTGGTGCACTTCGACGCCAGGGAAGCGGCCGAACGGCTCAACGGCATCAAGGATCCGACCGCCTACGCCGAACAGGCACAGACGATGCGGGACAAGTACGCCGAGCAGCAGGAGGCCCAGCGGGAAGCCGCGCGGGTGGTACGCAACTACGACGAGGCGTTGGACGAAACCGCCGCCAGTTCACCGCGGTTTCCCCGGCCTCCGCTGTTCGGTTCGGGTGGCGGCGCTGCGGCGGAGGGCGGTACGGCGGGTCCCACGGGTGGTGTGGGCCCCACGGATGGCATCGGCACCGAAAACGGCGGAGGCCTAACAGGAGAGCGCGGCGGTGGTTCGGATTCCGGTGGCCCCGGCAGGAGTCCGACGAGGACGCTGCCCGACCCGACACCCCCGATTCCGAGGACGACCGCCCCTGGCCCGACAGGCACGGCGACGAGGACTCCGGCGGGAAGACGAGTACCCCGGAGGGCTCCGCCCCGGGAGAACGTGCGGCACACGCCTCCTGAACACGGGAACGTCCGGCGAGCACCGGCTCGGCCGGCCACGGTCCCGCACCGGACGCGGTCGGAGGCACCTCCCCGGGGCCGTACCGGCTCCGCGGGCAGCGGTGTTCCCGGCGCCGGCGGCGGTGCCGGTGACTTCGTCGGCGGCGTGACCGGCGGCACCGGTGGCGGTCGCGGCTCGGGCGGCTACGGGACCGGTGGTTACGGACGTGGTTCCGCCGGATACGGCTCCGGTGGACACGGGCGGGCGGCCGGGGGCCAGAGCAACGCGGGCGGCCACGGCGCCGCCGGACCGGGACGTGGCGGCTCCGGCGGTGGCGAGGGCGGAGAGCACGACCGCAAGTACGAGGCCGGGGAGGATCCCTACGACATCTTCCTCGGCGACATGCCACCCACGGCGCCTCCGGTCATCGGGGAGTGACCGTCCCCGGCTCGGCGGTTCCGCGAGGGGTCGCCGCGCCACGGCCGCGCCCACTGGAGAGGGCGGAGCGCGGCCGTGGCGCTGAGCCGAGCACCGGGTTCAGCTCTCCCCCGCGATGAAGGACTCCACCGCCTCGTAGGCCTCCGAGTCGGAGTACTGCTCCGGCGGGGACTTCATGAAGTAGGACGAGGCCGACAGCACCGGACCGCCGATCCCACGGTCGGCCGCGATCTTGGCCGCCCGGATCGCGTCGATGATGATGCCCGCCGAGTTGGGCGAGTCCCACACCTCCAGCTTGTACTCCAGGTTGACCGGAGCGTCCCCGAAGGCACGCCCCTCCAGCCGGATGTAGGCCCACTTGCGATCGTCCAGCCAGGGGACGTAGTCCGAAGGACCGATGTGCACGTTGCGGTCGCCCATGTCACGCCGCACCTGCGAGGTGACCGAGTTCGTCTTGGACGTCTTCTTGGACTCGAGCCTGCCGAGCTCCTTCATGTTGAGGAAGTCCATGTTGCCGCCGACGTTGAGCTGCATCGTGCGGTCCAGGTGCACGCCGCGGTCCTCGAACAGCTTGGTGAGCACCCGGTGGGTGATGGTCGCCCCCACCTGGGACTTGATGTCGTCGCCCACGATCGGCACCCCCGCCTCGGTGAACTCGCGCGCCCACTCGGGGTCGGAGGCGATGAACACCGGCAGCGCGTTGACGAAGGCCACACCGGCCCGCAGCGCTGCCCGCGCGTAGAACTTGTCGGCCTCCTCCGAGCCCACCGGCAGGTAGGAAACCAGCACGTCGGCCCGGGACTCGCGCAGCGCCTCGACGACGTCGACGGGCTGCTCCTCGGACTCCTCGATGGTCTCGGAGTAGAACTGGCCCAGCCCGTCCAGCGTGTGGCCGCGCTGCACCGACACGCCCAGCGGCGGGACGTCGGCGATCTTCATCGTGTTGTTCTGGCTCGCAACCACGGCCTCGGACAGGTCGCGGCCGACCTTCTTCGCGTCGACGTCGAACGCTGCGACGAACTCCAGGTCACCGACGTGGTAACCCCCGAAATCCACGTGCATCAGGCCGGGGACCCGACCGCTCGGGTCCATCTGCCCGTAGTACTGCACACCCTGTACCAGCGACGCGGCGCAGTTGCCCACACCGACGATCGCCACCCGGACCTTGCCGGTCGTCGCCTCGTCGTGACGATCTCCGCCCATGGTCGCCGGCCTCCTTCTCGGTCATGTCCCGTTCGTCGTGTCCCTGTCCAAGCCCCGGGCGAGCCGATCACCCGCGGTCTCGGGCCGACCGGCACCCTGCTCGGCCCGCTCGTGCGCGATCAGTTCGTCCAGCCAGCGAACCTCCAGTTCGCTGTGATCCAGGCCCAGGCGGTGCAGCTGCGCCGTGTACCGGTCGCACTGCTCGTCGGCTCTGGCCAGGATCGCCCGCTGTCCTTCCCGGCGCTGCTCCACGCGCCGACGACGGCTCTCCAGAATCCGCATCCGGATCGGCGCCGGGGTCCGCGCGAAGAAAGCCAGCCGCACGTCGAACGCCTCGTCCTGGCACGCTCGCGGCCCGCAGTCCTCGACCAGCTCGACGAAGCGGTCCCTTCCCCGCTCGGTGAGCCGGTAGACACGCCGAGCCCGCCGTGACCGCCGTGCGTCCTGCTCGTCCTGGGTTTCCTCGATCAGCCCCGACCGCCGCATCCGCCGCAACGTCGGGTAGACCGTTCCGCAGGAGAACGCGCGGATCTCCTGGAGCCGCTTGCGCAGCTCGTAACCGTGCATCGGCGCTTCGTGTAGCAGTCCCAGCACCGCGAGTTCGAGCATCGGCCCTCCTCCCCGCGGACGAAGCCCAGTCGAGCAGCACCCGGTGTTGATTATATCGTCTCGATACATCGGGGTCCGAGGTCCTCACCGGGCCGGTCGACGGCGTTCGGCGCGCGCTCGACGACGGGCCACGACGTCGCCGTCGGCGGCGGGCCGTGAGCCGGAGCACGCGAGCCCCACCTCGATTCTTTCAGCAGCTCACGGGCCTGATCACGCGATCACCGCCCCTGGCCCGGCGGGCGTCGCGCCCCGGCTCTGCCCCGAACGGCCCATGGAGCTCGGGCACAGGGCACGTACGCTGTGGGCGTGCGGACCCAACGGCAGGTGGTGGATTACGCGTTGCGGCGTCGGTCGCTGCTCGCGCGACTCCACGCTGGCCGGGTGAGGGTGACGGATGTCTGCGACGCGGGCCCGTATCTGCTGCAGGCCGCCAAGTTCCACGGCGAGCCCAGTGACGTGATCTGCCCGGTGTGCCGCAAGGAACGGGTGACCTACGTCTCCTGGGTGTTCGGCGAACAGCTCAAACACGCCGACAATTCGGCCCGGAGCAACGCGGAACTGGCTCGTATGGCCACCATGTTCGAAGAGTTCAACGTGTTCGTCGTCGAGGTTTGTCGTACATGTAACTGGAACCACCTGGTGCAGTCATACGTCCTCGGGACCGGGGGTCACCACGGCCGCGGTCGGGGACGCAGGACCGTTGCCGAATGAGCGCCCAGCATCATCGGTAGCGGACGAGTGGCACACCCGCAGACGTGAACGCATCGCACGGCGTCCGCTGACGCCTGTCCCGGAGGACGACTTCTCGTGAGTGACGAGCGTGACGACCGGTCCGACGACGGCCGAGGGCAACCGGCTGCCGGGGACCGGGAACCGGAGCGCGGACGGCACCCCGGCCGGCCGCCCCACAGTGAGCAGCAGGGGGAACAGGCCGGGCATGGCAACGAGCCCCCGAGGGAGAACCGCCCGGCTCCGCCACCGGAGCACGGCGGCGCACCGCCACCGCAGCCTCCCCAGGCGCCGCAGTCCTCACAGGCACCACAGCAACCGCCTCGGGGACAACCACCACAGCACCGGTGGCCCGGCGGCCAGCAGGGCGCACAGCCCCCCGCCCCGCAGGGCGGACCGCCCCCCTCGGCACCACAGCGCCCGGGACAGCAGGGCCCCCAGGGGGGACAGTTACCGAACGGGCCCGCACCCGAACAACCACCACGCCCCCCGCAAGGAGGGCCTACCCAGGGGCAGCCTCCGCCGCCTCCCGCCGGACCACCGCGCGGCGCTCCCGCTGGGCAACCACCGGCGCCGGACCCCTCCTCCCAGAGCGGTCCGGCGTGGCCTGGTGAGGACGCCACGACGCAGTGGCCCGGCGGGACGCAGCAACCTCCCGGCGGCACGCAGCAGCCCCCCGCCTTCCCCCAGAGTGGGCCGCAA
The nucleotide sequence above comes from Actinopolyspora erythraea. Encoded proteins:
- a CDS encoding helix-turn-helix domain-containing protein, whose amino-acid sequence is MTRLLSPAVYRRMIAFELQRMRKAADITQQEAAEKLGCSRVRINHFESMRNLPRSADVEVLLPYYGAAERVEEFRDVIAMLKDVPHASDLARLAEVPRGFDIYLGLEQGAHSIRSYEAMIFPGLLQTPEYAGALMRGHDDDLPEEEAHRRTELRLARQQVLARQGTPLELTTVIDESVLRRRIGDARIMREQFDHLLEMSARNNITVRILGADVGVHPALHGPFTLMDFAIPGDPGVVYLEDRLGGRYYEDADEIDEYIGVMEHLLARSLEESESRRLLRQAREELIR
- a CDS encoding ESX secretion-associated protein EspG, whose translation is MTLEMLGRLLGVPVRGYPLELPYPGGDRLTTLRAAERAHEELVANGLADEHQLKEEVREAVLLLGEPEVAVGILANDDRGEWLARAASGGDRAVLVEQLGDTVEFTWLPGEDWHFRLAGMLPSMRPAPGNAVSTTRAASNEPMADDGPDPVLLHNGRTARGSSDMRDVARVFAARRNGSGHFAPHVTGPSGDLRELPALSWVDTELGCYAVRDEPVRGHNRTTFTPVDNSELGRLLRDHLTTGGPRR
- a CDS encoding DUF3558 family protein; amino-acid sequence: MRPRNGWTKTTSAAAYLLAAVFLTSSCGTAEGGGDGSTTEPPTTSRDVESVSKENNSDLAEKKACEMLTRNNRENLNLRKGEPQDIGTARSCVYMTRGSPIESIPVAIDIREEQSLDSFNEAYGEATDTRIEERRAKIQCSYGNCLIAIRVDDQSRVDVTATDATDQRRARELATRTARTVIGNLPRQ
- a CDS encoding DUF5318 family protein; its protein translation is MGVRTQRQVVDYALRRRSLLARLHAGRVRVTDVCDAGPYLLQAAKFHGEPSDVICPVCRKERVTYVSWVFGEQLKHADNSARSNAELARMATMFEEFNVFVVEVCRTCNWNHLVQSYVLGTGGHHGRGRGRRTVAE
- a CDS encoding glucose 1-dehydrogenase, translating into MKAATVIPGKPGSSAVDELPDPSPEPGELLVEGLLAGVCPTDTEVVESEHGIPPPGGGRMVLFHESLGRVRHAPAISGFREGDHVVGVVRRPDPLPCAACAAGQWDFCRNDEFTECGIRGLDGFGSQRWTVEPRFAIPVPSSLGELGVLTEPASIVEKAWEQAEFVMRRSYFTPRRVLVTGAGPIGLLAALLGRQRELEVHVMDRVSGGVKPDLVRELGAYYHNSLDELDSAPDLVFETTGSGEVVFDVLRRTGRNAVTVLLGISGGDQTMRIPAGTVNDGLVLENATLLGSVSANLRHYHGAVQALDDADRGWLNGLISRRVPLSDWQRALRAERDDVKVTVRLAD
- a CDS encoding DUF3558 domain-containing protein; translated protein: MTQHNSKANTARSVLAPLAALALLTAAGCGGDGTGSPQRSPTSSVTASSHATSEPETEGNESETTGSATSQPNSSSEEDGGGSDENGDSGTGTGSGDDAPAPGNGDGSGSPGKRPAATLADIDPCALLTTAQRDELGLPRATANKKEGKSRSCEFNPPEGSGPNTSALIVIHEEKGLNTFSGMTGEAERTRIAGHESKIQCEYGNCLIGIAVTENSRVDVQSTVLGDDAATEKLGNRIAKMVTVNLSSS
- a CDS encoding PadR family transcriptional regulator; translated protein: MLELAVLGLLHEAPMHGYELRKRLQEIRAFSCGTVYPTLRRMRRSGLIEETQDEQDARRSRRARRVYRLTERGRDRFVELVEDCGPRACQDEAFDVRLAFFARTPAPIRMRILESRRRRVEQRREGQRAILARADEQCDRYTAQLHRLGLDHSELEVRWLDELIAHERAEQGAGRPETAGDRLARGLDRDTTNGT
- a CDS encoding inositol-3-phosphate synthase, with protein sequence MGGDRHDEATTGKVRVAIVGVGNCAASLVQGVQYYGQMDPSGRVPGLMHVDFGGYHVGDLEFVAAFDVDAKKVGRDLSEAVVASQNNTMKIADVPPLGVSVQRGHTLDGLGQFYSETIEESEEQPVDVVEALRESRADVLVSYLPVGSEEADKFYARAALRAGVAFVNALPVFIASDPEWAREFTEAGVPIVGDDIKSQVGATITHRVLTKLFEDRGVHLDRTMQLNVGGNMDFLNMKELGRLESKKTSKTNSVTSQVRRDMGDRNVHIGPSDYVPWLDDRKWAYIRLEGRAFGDAPVNLEYKLEVWDSPNSAGIIIDAIRAAKIAADRGIGGPVLSASSYFMKSPPEQYSDSEAYEAVESFIAGES
- a CDS encoding DUF397 domain-containing protein, whose amino-acid sequence is MNTQRKPGNAKWRKSSYSATQGQCVEVAPRSGAVWLRNDSFGGAGPVLMFERARFGAFLGALKDGRFDH